The following proteins come from a genomic window of Macadamia integrifolia cultivar HAES 741 chromosome 14, SCU_Mint_v3, whole genome shotgun sequence:
- the LOC122060811 gene encoding malonyl-coenzyme:anthocyanin 5-O-glucoside-6'''-O-malonyltransferase-like — MLAIQVTVFPYTGICIGLTRHHSACDGRGFTHFMRTWASISKLGAGFGSLSPDQSLPILDRTMIKEQDDMLKMFLDKLDGFMGSESVSRNRILRMMDVELQPNMVRATFQLNEASGSPQFGNYKTDFGFGRPKKVEVTSIDRTGAMCLKDSSNVDGGIEFDLVLNREEMDAWLYFCVG, encoded by the exons ATGTTAGCAATTCAAGTTACTGTCTTCCCATATACTGGAATCTGTATTGGGTTGACACGTCACCATTCGGCTTGTGATGGAAGAGGATTCACCCACTTCATGAGGACATGGGCTTCGATCTCCAAGTTAGGAGCTGGATTTGGATCTCTCTCACCTGATCAATCCCTACCAATCTTGGACAGGACTATGATCAAGGAACAAGATGACATGTTAAAGATGTTCTTAGACAAGTTAGATGGATTCATGGGTTCCGAATCAGTATCTAGAAATCGAATATTAAGAATGATGGATGTGGAACTCCAACCCAACATGGTTCGAGCTACGTTCCAGTTAAATGAAGCAAGTG GGTCACCACAGTTTGGGAATTACAAGACAGATTTTGGGTTTGGAAGGCCAAAGAAGGTGGAGGTGACATCCATTGATAGAACAGGAGCCATGTGTTTGAAAGATAGCTCCAATGTAGATGGTGGAATTgagtttgatttggttctcaATAGAGAGGAGATGGATGCATGGCTTTATTTCTGTGTTGGTTGA